In Nicotiana tabacum cultivar K326 chromosome 17, ASM71507v2, whole genome shotgun sequence, one DNA window encodes the following:
- the LOC107777395 gene encoding pentatricopeptide repeat-containing protein At5g39350-like: protein MNGPSKKLTHLKRVVKTTATAEPCKSLLENCAKTKSLRTTKGVHAHTITLGLLQSLSSNHLLSLLTAAYALCGHTSYARKVFDELPQRTLLSYRSMIRMYTEKGLPKVALKIFGEMLRSDKHKPDRHTFPYVIRACSDLFLLQQGVVIHGLTVISGFMWDTFVGNSLLTLYMSCGDKKGARRVFDAMQARTVVTWNTMISGYCRNDSPKEALMIFKRMEDAGVDADCATVLSLLPACGRLKDFEMGRKVHSLVEELSFWDNLSVRNAVVDMYVKCGIMDEARLVFEKMVDRDVVTWTTMIHGFISDGDIKNALWFSQRMQLEGAKPNAVTLSSLLAACARLPHLSLGKCLHGWAIRQDLQSDVNVETGLIDMYAKCNCFRLGYQVFARTSKKRTVPWNAILSGCLHNQLAREAIELFKLMLSEAVKPNDATLKSVLPAFAIEADLRQALSIHSYLVRSGFVTRTEVATGLVDIHSKCGNLDNSHKIFNGIPTKERDIILWSTLIAGYGMHGHGETSLSLFNQMVQSGIKPNEVTFTSALHACGHAGLVDDGLCLFNFMLRNHSDSLRTDHYTCMVDLLGRAGRLEEAYELIKTMILEPSHAIWGALLGACVIHENVELGELAARWLFKLEPENTGNYVLLGKIYSAVGRWKDAENVRLLMDEIGLVKTPAQSVIGVTSR, encoded by the coding sequence ATGAATGGCCCATCAAAGAAGTTGACGCACCTTAAACGAGTCGTTAAAACAACTGCCACAGCAGAGCCATGCAAGTCTCTCCTGGAAAACTGCGCCAAAACCAAATCTTTAAGAACCACAAAAGGAGTCCATGCCCATACCATTACCCTCGGCCTCCTTCAGTCCCTCAGTTCGAATCATTTGCTTTCTCTCCTGACAGCTGCATATGCACTCTGTGGTCACACTTCATACGCTCGCAAAGTGTTCGATGAATTGCCTCAACGAACCTTGCTCTCATACAGGTCCATGATAAGAATGTACACCGAAAAGGGGTTGCCTAAAGTTGCGCTCAAAATCTTCGGGGAAATGCTGCGATCGGATAAACACAAGCCTGACAGACATACTTTTCCGTATGTGATTAGGGCGTGCAGTGACTTGTTCTTACTTCAACAGGGTGTTGTTATTCATGGGTTGACTGTTATAAGTGGGTTTATGTGGGATACTTTTGTGGGAAATTCACTTTTGACCTTGTATATGAGTTGTGGAGATAAGAAGGGCGCTAGGAGGGTCTTTGATGCAATGCAGGCTCGAACCGTTGTGACCTGGAACACTATGATCAGTGGGTATTGCCGAAATGATAGTCCCAAGGAGGCCCTAATGATTTTCAAGAGAATGGAAGATGCTGGTGTTGATGCTGATTGTGCCACTGTGCTTTCCCTATTGCCTGCGTGTGGGCGTCTGAAGGATTTTGAGATGGGTAGAAAGGTTCACTCACTGGTCGAAGAATTAAGTTTTTGGGACAATTTGTCAGTTAGGAATGCCGTCGTTGATATGTACGTTAAGTGTGGTATAATGGATGAGGCAAGGTTGGTTTTTGAGAAGATGGTTGATAGAGACGTGGTGACTTGGACTACAATGATCCACGGGTTCATTTCAGATGGTGACATAAAAAACGCACTATGGTTTTCTCAAAGGATGCAGCTTGAAGGTGCAAAGCCGAATGCAGTAACTCTGTCATCCCTTCTTGCTGCATgcgctaggttgcctcatttgagtcTTGGTAAATGCCTGCATGGCTGGGCTATCAGGCAGGACCTTCAGTCTGATGTTAATGTAGAAACTGGCCTTATTGACATGTATGCTAAATGCAACTGTTTTAGACTTGGCTATCAGGTGTTTGCAAGGACTAGCAAGAAAAGGACTGTTCCGTGGAATGCAATTTTGTCCGGGTGTCTTCATAATCAGCTTGCAAGAGAAGCGATAGAGCTTTTCAAGCTAATGTTGTCAGAAGCTGTCAAACCTAATGATGCAACCTTGAAGAGTGTACTTCCTGCATTTGCTATTGAAGCTGATCTCAGGCAAGCGTTGAGCATACACAGCTATCTTGTAAGATCTGGATTTGTTACAAGAACTGAGGTGGCTACTGGATTAGTTGATATACACTCAAAATGTGGAAATTTAGATAATAGTCACAAGATCTTCAATGGGATACCCACGAAAGAAAGGGACATAATTTTGTGGAGTACGTTAATAGCTGGTTATGGGATGCATGGGCACGGCGAGACTTCTCTGTCGCTGTTTAATCAGATGGTACAATCTGGGATCAAACCTAACGAAGTCACTTTCACCTCGGCTTTGCATGCTTGCGGTCATGCTGGATTGGTGGATGACGGTCTTTGTTTGTTTAATTTCATGCTTAGAAATCACTCTGATAGTCTTAGAACAGATCATTATACCTGTATGGTTGATCTTCTAGGTCGAGCCGGACGACTTGAGGAAGCATATGAACTTATAAAAACTATGATTCTCGAACCAAGTCATGCCATCTGGGGTGCACTGCTAGGGGCCTGTGTGATACATGAAAATGTGGAACTGGGAGAATTGGCTGCAAGGTGGCTATT